In Syntrophorhabdaceae bacterium, the following are encoded in one genomic region:
- a CDS encoding prepilin-type N-terminal cleavage/methylation domain-containing protein, translated as MKTLNSNKGFTLIELIIVIIIIGILAAVAIPKYMEIKEQAGDAAAQGVLGALRGANSILFAQANLNNWFVPVAQGGLGSVYTMGDIVATANIQGIYTTGNVGNQTMSFLITGAGVYT; from the coding sequence ATGAAGACGCTCAACAGTAATAAAGGTTTTACCCTCATAGAATTGATCATAGTTATCATCATCATCGGTATATTGGCAGCAGTGGCAATACCGAAGTACATGGAAATTAAAGAACAAGCAGGCGACGCAGCAGCACAGGGCGTTCTCGGAGCTTTGAGAGGAGCGAACAGTATTCTTTTTGCCCAGGCCAATTTGAATAACTGGTTTGTTCCAGTGGCGCAAGGCGGTTTGGGTAGCGTGTATACAATGGGTGATATCGTAGCTACGGCAAATATCCAAGGAATTTATACCACAGGAAATGTTGGCAATCAAACGATGTCCTTTCTAATAACCGGTGCCGGTGTATACACTT